The Gemmata palustris genome includes a region encoding these proteins:
- a CDS encoding cbb3-type cytochrome c oxidase subunit I produces MAVIAPEPRQYDRAKSAEERAAIDASCRGPVLLFASSAVLWLLVGSALALLASIKLHSPYFLTGSAELTFGRARMAHLQSVGIGWSSLAAVAACLWLMCRLSRAELIYPKMLYLAGALWNVGVFLAVFGILFGDGQSVEWLDAPPYAPPFFVAALGLVSAWTVATFRRRRELHVYVTQWYILGAVFWFPWLYLVAQFVIFWMPVPGVVQPIVNWWFGHNVLGLWFTPVAVGTAYYLIPKIIGRPVHSYYLSIIGFWALALFYSWAGMHHLIGGPIPAWLATASTVGSMMMFIPVIAVAINHHMTMLGHFQRLRYSPALRFTVFGSISYTVVSFQGSLMALKDFSETAHFTHYIVAHAHLGAYAFVTMIFFGLFYYMVPRLTGREWPSSTLIRVHFWCAAVGITAYFAALSIGGWWQGRMMNNPDVPFAKIVLYTQPHLFARSVAGILLTTGHIAFATSFVMNLAGWGQKRTGPTFFVEPAERKL; encoded by the coding sequence ATGGCCGTGATCGCACCCGAACCCCGCCAATACGATCGCGCGAAATCGGCGGAAGAGCGCGCCGCAATCGACGCGTCGTGCCGCGGACCGGTGCTGCTCTTCGCCTCGAGCGCGGTGCTCTGGTTGCTCGTGGGGTCCGCGCTCGCGCTCCTCGCGTCGATCAAGCTCCACAGCCCGTACTTCCTCACCGGGAGCGCGGAACTCACGTTCGGCCGCGCCCGCATGGCGCACCTCCAGTCGGTCGGGATCGGCTGGTCGTCGCTCGCGGCGGTGGCCGCGTGCCTGTGGCTCATGTGCCGGTTGTCGCGCGCGGAACTGATCTACCCGAAGATGCTGTACCTGGCCGGCGCGCTCTGGAACGTGGGCGTGTTCCTCGCGGTGTTCGGCATCCTGTTCGGCGACGGCCAGTCGGTGGAGTGGCTCGACGCCCCGCCCTACGCGCCGCCGTTCTTCGTGGCCGCGCTGGGGCTCGTCTCGGCGTGGACGGTGGCCACGTTCCGCCGGCGCCGCGAGCTCCACGTGTACGTCACGCAGTGGTACATCCTCGGCGCGGTGTTCTGGTTCCCGTGGCTCTACCTCGTCGCCCAGTTCGTCATCTTCTGGATGCCCGTTCCCGGCGTGGTGCAGCCGATCGTGAACTGGTGGTTCGGGCACAACGTGCTCGGGCTGTGGTTCACGCCGGTCGCCGTGGGGACCGCGTACTACCTCATCCCGAAGATCATCGGGCGCCCCGTCCACAGCTACTACCTGAGCATCATCGGGTTCTGGGCGCTGGCGCTGTTCTACTCGTGGGCCGGGATGCACCACCTGATCGGCGGGCCGATCCCGGCGTGGCTCGCGACCGCCAGCACCGTCGGCAGCATGATGATGTTCATCCCGGTGATCGCGGTGGCGATCAACCACCACATGACGATGCTCGGGCACTTCCAGCGCCTGCGGTACAGCCCGGCCCTGCGGTTCACCGTGTTCGGGTCGATCTCGTACACAGTGGTGAGCTTCCAGGGGTCGCTCATGGCCCTGAAGGACTTCAGCGAAACGGCCCACTTCACGCACTACATCGTGGCCCACGCGCACCTCGGGGCGTATGCGTTCGTCACGATGATTTTCTTCGGGCTGTTCTACTACATGGTCCCGCGCCTCACCGGGCGCGAGTGGCCGAGTAGCACGCTGATCCGCGTCCACTTCTGGTGCGCCGCGGTGGGGATCACGGCGTACTTCGCGGCGCTCTCCATCGGCGGGTGGTGGCAGGGCCGCATGATGAACAACCCGGACGTGCCGTTCGCCAAGATCGTTCTGTACACGCAACCGCACCTGTTCGCGCGATCGGTCGCGGGGATCTTGCTCACGACCGGGC